The genomic segment CGTCCGGCCCCGGCCCTCCGGCCGCGCTCCGTCCGGCCCCCGGCCCTCCGGCCGTTCTCCGGCCGGACACCGGCCGTCCGCCGGGGTGGCGCGCGCCGCGGCTCAGAACAGCACCGCGCGGCACTCCGCCCACGCGGCCTCGCTCAGCAGTGGGCGGAGCGAGGTGAGGAGCGCCCTCAATTCCACGCCCCGCTGCCGGCGGAACTCCGGGCTCACCCGGGCGATGTCCAGTTCATTGGCGGCCGTCAGCTCCGCGAAGTCCCGGAGCCGCTGCGGGCCGGGATGGAGGACGCGGCCGGAGAACCGGTCCCGGAAGAGCGGCGGATCGTCCAGGAGCGCCGGATACGACACCTTCCGGTCGCAGCTCGCGTAGAAGTACACCAGCGCCTCGGCCTCGGCGCCGATGGCCGCCGCGAGCTGCGGGCGGCGGGCGAGGGGCAGCAGCGCGGAGGGAAAACCGTCCGTCCCGTAGAGGGCGTGGCAGAGTCCGGCGAGCCGGAGCGCGGGCCGGGCGTCCCAGTCGCCGAGGAGCTCGCCGACGCGGCGGACGTGCTCCAGCAGGGATCCGCCGGGATGCTCGATCTCCCCGGCGCCCAGCGCGCGGAGCAGGGTCATCGCATGGGTGGCACCGCTCAGGACGGGCATGCCGCTCCCCTTTCCCCGTTCGGAGGGCGGCGGGTCGGCACCCGTCCCCCGGCTGTCGCAGCATTCCGAGGAAGGTCTGCGCGGTGCGGGGCGGGTTGCCGCCCGGGGCCCGGAACCATCGTCGGGCGGGCCAACGCCCAAGTCAATCCTAGGGTTTCCTTGGAGATGCCCAAGCTTTAGCTTGGGTACCATGACGCTCGACGACCTCCGCACCTTCGTCGCGGTCTGCGAGGCGGGCAGCCTCAGCGCCGT from the Streptomyces xinghaiensis S187 genome contains:
- a CDS encoding DUF6817 domain-containing protein is translated as MPVLSGATHAMTLLRALGAGEIEHPGGSLLEHVRRVGELLGDWDARPALRLAGLCHALYGTDGFPSALLPLARRPQLAAAIGAEAEALVYFYASCDRKVSYPALLDDPPLFRDRFSGRVLHPGPQRLRDFAELTAANELDIARVSPEFRRQRGVELRALLTSLRPLLSEAAWAECRAVLF